The Parashewanella tropica genome window below encodes:
- a CDS encoding GNAT family N-acetyltransferase — MIVRSATLQDLKQIAQLEIDNLHDEHQLDVSSKLGQSFSLEQLATILSQGFIYIAEVNTNIIGYVLVAPWSFFNKWPIYKKMYQQLPMHGISQQQSCQYGPIWVNKAYRGKNVFQPLFEAIKQQTLSKYQHMVTFIAEDNERSFRAHTRNDNMKVLDFFEMDERGYYLLATS; from the coding sequence ATGATTGTGCGCTCCGCCACTTTGCAAGATCTTAAGCAAATAGCTCAACTCGAAATTGATAACCTACACGATGAACACCAGCTTGATGTTAGCTCAAAACTGGGACAATCATTCTCCCTTGAGCAATTAGCCACGATCCTCAGTCAAGGCTTCATCTATATCGCAGAAGTGAACACTAACATCATTGGATACGTACTGGTCGCGCCATGGTCGTTTTTCAACAAATGGCCAATTTATAAGAAAATGTATCAGCAGCTGCCGATGCACGGTATTAGTCAACAGCAAAGCTGCCAATATGGTCCTATCTGGGTTAACAAAGCCTACCGGGGGAAAAACGTTTTTCAGCCCTTATTTGAAGCGATAAAACAGCAAACACTATCAAAGTATCAACACATGGTGACCTTTATTGCCGAAGACAATGAACGTTCCTTTCGAGCCCATACGAGAAATGACAATATGAAGGTATTGGATTTTTTTGAAATGGATGAACGAGGGTATTATTTACTGGCGACGTCTTAA
- a CDS encoding TatD family hydrolase codes for MPEKYIDIGVNLVGSKLEHRLDTVLQEANQHHVEAMVIIGSDLDESADVINTCSHYPNQLFATAGVHPHHASSWNSHSRNRLIELAKHPQVVAIGECGLDFNRNYSPKQDQLYAFEQQLHIAAELNKPIYMHCRDAHDEFIELLSKYRSAIPKAVLHCFTGDTKQLQDCLAMDLYIGVTGWICDERRGQELAEAVKHIPDNRILLETDSPYLIPRNLKPKPKSGTNYPKYLPNIAATIADLRGQPLKDLAEQCYKNTLNFFDMDVT; via the coding sequence TTGCCTGAAAAGTATATTGATATCGGAGTTAATCTCGTCGGCAGTAAACTTGAACACCGACTCGATACTGTTTTACAAGAAGCCAATCAACATCACGTAGAGGCAATGGTGATCATAGGAAGTGATCTCGATGAATCTGCTGATGTTATCAACACTTGTAGCCATTATCCGAATCAATTATTTGCCACTGCTGGCGTGCATCCACACCATGCCAGCAGCTGGAATAGTCATAGCCGGAACCGCCTGATAGAACTTGCAAAGCACCCTCAGGTTGTAGCCATAGGTGAATGTGGACTCGACTTCAATCGCAATTACTCTCCTAAGCAAGATCAGCTCTATGCGTTCGAGCAACAATTACACATTGCCGCTGAGCTCAATAAACCTATCTATATGCATTGTCGTGACGCACATGATGAGTTTATTGAATTGCTTAGCAAGTACCGTTCAGCTATTCCGAAAGCGGTTTTACATTGCTTTACTGGCGACACCAAGCAATTACAAGATTGCCTAGCAATGGATTTATATATTGGAGTCACGGGCTGGATTTGTGATGAACGCCGAGGGCAAGAACTTGCTGAAGCAGTAAAACATATACCAGATAACAGAATTTTACTCGAAACTGACAGCCCTTACCTAATACCAAGGAATCTAAAACCCAAACCTAAATCGGGTACTAATTACCCGAAATATTTACCAAATATCGCAGCGACAATTGCAGACCTTAGAGGTCAGCCATTAAAGGATTTGGCTGAGCAATGCTATAAAAACACGCTGAATTTTTTCGACATGGATGTAACCTAA
- the ubiE gene encoding bifunctional demethylmenaquinone methyltransferase/2-methoxy-6-polyprenyl-1,4-benzoquinol methylase UbiE — translation MSDGGSKQTHFGYKTVDADKKADLVADVFHSVAAKYDIMNDVMSLGIHRFWKRFTIETAAARPGMKILDLAGGTGDLTAKFSQIVGPTGSVTLADINDSMLKVGRDKLRDRGIVGNVSYVQANAEALPFPDNHFDIITIAFGLRNVTDKDAALRSMQRVLKPGGKLLVLEFSKPQHDIMKKVYDLYSFKVIPQMGKLITNDADSYEYLAESIRMHPDQDTLKQMMIDAGLEQVDYTNMTDGIVALHRGYKF, via the coding sequence ATGTCTGATGGTGGCTCAAAACAAACCCATTTTGGTTACAAGACCGTTGATGCCGACAAAAAAGCCGATTTAGTGGCTGATGTTTTTCATTCGGTTGCCGCTAAATACGACATCATGAATGATGTCATGTCATTGGGTATCCACCGCTTTTGGAAGCGCTTTACCATTGAAACAGCTGCTGCACGTCCGGGGATGAAAATCCTAGATTTAGCAGGAGGTACCGGCGATCTTACTGCTAAGTTTTCACAAATTGTCGGGCCTACAGGCTCGGTAACCTTGGCTGATATTAATGACTCTATGCTCAAAGTTGGTCGCGATAAACTACGCGATAGAGGCATTGTCGGCAATGTCAGTTACGTTCAGGCCAATGCCGAAGCCCTACCATTCCCTGATAATCATTTCGACATCATCACCATTGCTTTTGGTCTTCGAAATGTGACCGATAAAGACGCAGCGCTCCGCTCAATGCAGCGCGTGTTAAAACCCGGCGGCAAGTTATTGGTGCTGGAGTTCTCGAAACCACAGCATGACATCATGAAAAAAGTGTATGACTTATACAGTTTCAAAGTCATTCCTCAAATGGGCAAACTGATCACCAATGATGCTGACAGCTACGAATACCTCGCTGAATCGATTCGTATGCATCCCGATCAAGACACGCTAAAACAGATGATGATTGATGCCGGACTTGAGCAAGTTGACTATACCAATATGACTGACGGTATCGTCGCTCTACACCGCGGATACAAGTTCTAA
- a CDS encoding DUF2960 domain-containing protein: MPRQVQYTFKGETKVIPFSFSQHHDPYEAVAAEEGIDLTRFLQMEQQIAMTSKKGAKAERDFRRSEFSRMGFANIHFVQDDEES, from the coding sequence ATGCCGCGCCAAGTGCAGTACACCTTTAAGGGTGAAACCAAAGTTATTCCATTCAGTTTTAGTCAGCACCATGATCCTTATGAAGCTGTCGCGGCTGAAGAAGGAATTGATTTAACCCGTTTTTTGCAAATGGAGCAACAAATCGCCATGACCTCAAAAAAAGGGGCGAAAGCGGAACGAGATTTCAGGCGCAGCGAGTTTTCGCGTATGGGATTTGCCAATATTCATTTTGTTCAGGATGACGAGGAGTCTTAA
- a CDS encoding RDD family protein, which yields MPVINAEHANFPRASFLRRLGAIIYDLLLAVAIYMFAGAIGFGVFAVLFSTGVLNSHGYEIASDSLHNVPAYKGTYQLWLAITVASFYAIFWSKGGQTLGMRAWRLKVQHPNGQRISLITAYARVVWSLLGIGNLFILLNSDKRALQDSMTRSEVVELSKEANEMRNW from the coding sequence ATGCCGGTAATTAATGCCGAACACGCTAATTTTCCCAGAGCCAGTTTCTTACGACGTCTAGGTGCAATAATTTATGACTTGTTATTGGCGGTAGCGATTTATATGTTTGCTGGTGCCATAGGCTTTGGCGTCTTTGCGGTTTTATTTTCTACCGGAGTGTTGAATTCTCACGGCTATGAAATTGCTTCAGATTCATTACATAATGTCCCCGCTTATAAAGGTACGTATCAACTGTGGTTAGCCATCACAGTTGCTAGCTTTTATGCGATATTTTGGAGTAAAGGCGGGCAAACTTTAGGTATGCGTGCTTGGCGTCTTAAAGTTCAGCATCCAAACGGTCAACGCATCAGTTTGATCACCGCTTATGCGCGAGTGGTTTGGTCATTACTGGGTATTGGCAATCTGTTTATTTTACTTAATTCAGATAAACGAGCTTTACAAGATTCGATGACGCGTTCAGAAGTTGTTGAGCTATCCAAAGAAGCAAATGAAATGCGCAATTGGTAA
- a CDS encoding peroxiredoxin-like family protein gives MFTRLLTTLALLFTISATAKPIATKDELVSPLLNGQNIPNISISDINGKSTNLAKLANQKPTIFFFYRGGWCPYCNAQMGQIQSIQPKLLKMGFQIIGISPDTPEKLKESMTKNDLGYQLLSDPEMKAAKAFGVAFFTSERTTKRYASFGVTNPSFTTPEGEKRLVLPVPALFMTDNKGLVHFQYVNPNFKVRAEPELVLTAAKLIKKKVK, from the coding sequence ATGTTTACTCGACTTCTCACTACTTTAGCGCTGCTGTTCACTATCAGCGCTACCGCAAAACCCATCGCCACCAAAGACGAATTGGTTTCACCATTACTCAATGGGCAAAACATTCCAAATATCAGTATTTCTGACATCAATGGAAAATCGACCAACCTAGCTAAATTAGCTAACCAAAAACCGACGATTTTCTTCTTTTATCGCGGTGGCTGGTGTCCTTACTGCAATGCGCAAATGGGACAAATTCAGTCAATACAGCCAAAACTGCTAAAAATGGGATTCCAAATTATTGGTATTTCACCTGATACGCCTGAAAAGCTGAAAGAATCGATGACCAAAAACGATTTAGGCTACCAGTTGCTATCTGATCCAGAAATGAAAGCGGCTAAGGCCTTTGGTGTTGCATTCTTTACCAGCGAGCGCACTACCAAACGTTATGCGTCTTTTGGTGTCACCAACCCAAGCTTTACAACGCCTGAAGGTGAAAAGCGTCTAGTGCTTCCTGTACCTGCGTTATTTATGACTGACAATAAAGGCTTAGTACACTTCCAATACGTGAATCCAAATTTCAAAGTTCGTGCAGAACCAGAGTTAGTATTAACTGCCGCTAAGTTGATTAAAAAGAAAGTTAAGTAG
- the tatC gene encoding twin-arginine translocase subunit TatC: MAEQQPLISHLLELRNKVLKAVGSILFVFMCLVYWARDIYHFVSVPLMSTLPAGGSMIATEVAAPFFAPFKLTLILSFFIAIPYVLYQIWSFVAPGLYKHEKRLIAPLLFSSTLLFYLGIAFAYFVVFPVVFGFFTSVAPEGVQIATDINSYLTFVLKLFFAFGLAFEIPIAVVLLCWAGVTSVEDLSAKRPYIVVAAFVIGMLLTPPDIISQTMLAVPMLLLFEGGLIAARFYRPKSTGDKAEAKDDSENSIIPKD; this comes from the coding sequence ATGGCAGAGCAACAACCTTTGATCAGCCACTTGCTGGAACTTCGTAATAAGGTTCTAAAAGCAGTTGGTAGTATACTCTTTGTATTTATGTGCTTAGTGTATTGGGCAAGAGACATTTATCACTTTGTGTCCGTTCCTTTAATGAGCACGCTTCCAGCCGGTGGTAGCATGATTGCCACCGAAGTCGCTGCGCCTTTTTTTGCTCCCTTTAAGCTGACCTTGATCTTATCCTTCTTTATTGCCATTCCTTATGTGCTTTATCAGATATGGTCATTCGTTGCCCCAGGGTTGTATAAACACGAAAAGCGCCTGATCGCACCTTTACTATTCAGCAGTACCTTGCTGTTTTATTTAGGGATTGCTTTTGCCTACTTTGTCGTCTTTCCCGTGGTCTTTGGCTTCTTTACTAGTGTTGCACCAGAAGGCGTACAAATTGCTACCGACATAAATAGCTACTTAACCTTTGTGTTAAAGTTATTTTTTGCGTTTGGGTTAGCGTTTGAAATCCCAATTGCTGTGGTGCTGTTATGTTGGGCGGGTGTCACTTCTGTCGAAGATTTAAGTGCCAAGCGACCTTATATTGTCGTTGCAGCATTTGTCATTGGTATGCTGTTAACGCCACCAGACATCATCTCGCAAACCATGTTGGCCGTTCCTATGCTGTTGCTGTTTGAAGGTGGTTTAATTGCGGCACGTTTTTATCGTCCGAAATCCACTGGGGACAAAGCTGAAGCGAAAGACGATTCAGAAAATAGCATCATTCCAAAAGATTAA
- a CDS encoding formimidoylglutamase, with the protein MQWFIPYSASTIKPWLAVREGETRIGNQIHFVSQASQLIELKQQGIQFVLIGVNEDIGPQGNLGRGGSGDGFKAAISQWINLQSNDYLNGSECAIWGEIDCSDLVVENASTEQLRANAEVIDQRVIEIAKAIFETGLEPIVIGGGHNNAYGLLTAAKQSFDSPMAAVNLDPHSDFRLKEGRHSGNGFSYAASEGTLACYHVLGLHELKNSAANLKQLKDFGGSWHSLQQIWVRREISLADALAQIADKLVQCKLPVGLELDVDAIATFPSSAVTYAGIPLMDAAHYIHYMAKHSDCRYVHFAEPAAKTHPISSDEGMKQVGQSLAELIYAYIQGRLHKD; encoded by the coding sequence ATGCAATGGTTTATTCCGTATTCAGCTTCAACAATAAAACCATGGTTAGCAGTACGAGAAGGAGAGACTCGTATTGGGAACCAAATCCATTTTGTTAGCCAAGCCAGCCAGCTAATCGAACTAAAACAACAAGGCATCCAATTTGTCCTTATTGGTGTTAACGAAGATATTGGCCCACAAGGTAATTTAGGTCGTGGTGGCAGTGGTGACGGTTTTAAAGCGGCCATTAGCCAATGGATCAATTTGCAAAGTAATGATTATCTTAATGGCTCTGAATGTGCCATTTGGGGTGAAATTGATTGTAGTGATCTTGTTGTTGAAAACGCTTCAACTGAACAGCTCCGAGCCAATGCAGAAGTTATCGATCAACGAGTCATCGAGATAGCTAAAGCTATTTTTGAAACAGGGCTTGAGCCAATAGTTATCGGTGGCGGTCACAACAACGCTTATGGACTATTAACCGCAGCAAAACAGAGTTTTGACTCTCCAATGGCGGCGGTCAACCTCGATCCTCATTCTGATTTTCGTCTAAAAGAAGGTCGCCACAGTGGTAATGGCTTTAGTTATGCGGCATCGGAAGGAACACTGGCTTGTTATCATGTGCTGGGTTTACACGAACTTAAAAACAGTGCCGCTAACCTTAAGCAACTCAAAGACTTTGGTGGCAGCTGGCACAGCTTGCAACAAATTTGGGTAAGACGAGAAATCTCCCTCGCTGATGCCTTAGCTCAAATTGCCGACAAACTTGTTCAATGTAAACTGCCCGTAGGATTAGAACTTGATGTCGACGCCATTGCGACATTTCCTTCTAGTGCCGTCACTTATGCAGGTATTCCACTGATGGATGCCGCCCATTATATCCATTACATGGCTAAGCATAGCGATTGTCGCTATGTGCATTTTGCGGAGCCTGCTGCCAAAACTCATCCTATTTCAAGCGATGAAGGAATGAAACAAGTGGGGCAAAGCTTAGCTGAATTGATCTATGCCTATATCCAAGGTCGATTGCACAAAGATTAA
- the tatB gene encoding Sec-independent protein translocase protein TatB: MFDGIGFMELLLIGIIGLVVLGPERLPVAVRTVASWIKAIKRMVNSVKDELEQELNIEQLHKDLKEAESKGLANLSPELQESIDKLKQAAESVNRPYKVDDDAPSSEKVEKPAISEEEPKEAPAVKAETASKPSTDHNG; the protein is encoded by the coding sequence ATGTTTGATGGCATCGGCTTTATGGAGCTGTTGCTGATAGGTATTATTGGTCTCGTTGTACTTGGACCTGAGCGCCTGCCAGTCGCAGTTCGTACAGTAGCAAGCTGGATCAAAGCAATTAAGCGCATGGTTAACTCAGTGAAAGATGAACTGGAACAAGAGTTAAACATTGAGCAACTGCATAAAGATCTGAAAGAAGCAGAAAGCAAAGGGCTAGCGAATTTGTCTCCTGAATTACAAGAGTCAATTGACAAGCTCAAGCAAGCGGCTGAATCCGTCAACCGACCTTATAAGGTCGATGACGATGCTCCTTCTTCTGAAAAAGTTGAAAAGCCAGCGATTTCAGAGGAAGAACCTAAAGAGGCTCCTGCTGTTAAAGCAGAAACAGCGTCTAAGCCGTCGACAGATCACAACGGATAA
- a CDS encoding ubiquinone biosynthesis accessory factor UbiJ yields MSSHQLALVCVSVVETALTQLAKLNPHLNAEQSKLKGKVIKIQLKQLPFPLYFIGGEQILVMSQYPDEADVSVHADATTLYRLTEGANLTELIKADKLQLDGDLTLLQNFNHYLQQLSFDWAEVMAKVIGDAPAHWLQTGLKQLKADVTKVMSRTKDHLAELALEEYKLAPHKIEFIHFQDRLETLETEAEQLAQRIATLRKQVN; encoded by the coding sequence ATGTCTTCGCATCAACTGGCCTTAGTGTGTGTGAGTGTCGTTGAAACGGCACTTACTCAACTCGCTAAATTAAACCCTCACCTTAATGCCGAGCAAAGTAAGCTTAAAGGCAAAGTCATTAAGATCCAGCTGAAGCAATTACCGTTTCCACTGTATTTTATCGGCGGTGAGCAAATCTTAGTGATGAGCCAATATCCTGATGAGGCTGATGTTAGTGTCCATGCGGATGCCACTACCTTATATCGCTTAACGGAAGGCGCTAACCTTACCGAGCTTATCAAAGCCGATAAACTTCAACTCGATGGCGATTTAACATTGCTGCAGAACTTTAATCACTATCTGCAACAGTTATCGTTTGATTGGGCAGAAGTAATGGCGAAGGTGATTGGCGATGCGCCCGCTCACTGGCTACAAACAGGCTTGAAACAATTAAAAGCCGATGTTACCAAGGTGATGTCTCGCACTAAAGATCACCTTGCCGAATTAGCCCTTGAAGAATATAAGCTGGCGCCCCACAAGATTGAATTTATTCATTTCCAAGATAGGCTAGAAACACTTGAAACCGAAGCTGAGCAATTAGCTCAGCGGATTGCAACCTTAAGGAAGCAAGTTAACTAA
- the tatA gene encoding Sec-independent protein translocase subunit TatA, whose amino-acid sequence MAGISIWQLLIIAVIVVLLFGTKKLRNIGSDLGGAVKGFKNAMSEEDKKSLTDETAANKTADVDTKTTTETKDKEQA is encoded by the coding sequence ATGGCTGGTATTAGCATTTGGCAACTACTTATTATTGCCGTCATCGTGGTTTTACTGTTTGGAACGAAAAAACTGCGTAACATTGGTAGCGACTTAGGCGGTGCTGTAAAAGGCTTTAAAAACGCCATGTCAGAAGAAGACAAAAAGTCTTTGACCGATGAAACCGCAGCAAACAAAACGGCTGACGTTGACACCAAAACCACCACTGAAACAAAAGACAAAGAACAGGCGTAA
- the ubiB gene encoding ubiquinone biosynthesis regulatory protein kinase UbiB, with product MSITGIRRGYHIIKVLLQFGLDELLPKKLKPWYFRLLRSSFFWIRNKHKSLAGGERFRLAMLELGPVYIKLGQMLSTRRDLLSDEWAQELAKLQDRVPPFASELARKAIEAELGTSIDTHFDDFDDTPLASASIAQVHCATLKSNGAPVVLKVLRPNIEQQIHADITLMEQVSQTLEKLLGNSRRFRPADVIADYKNTILGELDLKLEAHNATKLRNNFLNSDSLYIPFVYEELCHRRLMVMERIDGIPVANIEELTAQGTNFKLLAERGVEIFFTQVFRDNFFHADMHPGNIFISKEHPDNPYYIGLDCGIMGVLSESDKRYLAENFLAFFNRDYQRIAHLYIESGWISGDTDVVAFEQAVKAMCEPMFNKPLHEISFGHVLLELFRTARRFELIVQPQLILLQKTLLYIEGLGRQLYPQLDLWQTAKPFLENWMSEQVGPKAFYQKAKSNLPFWSEKLPELPELVYDNLKLGRKMLGSQQDMLNKYLKHQQQLHKSHYLLISSAVLLICGTFLFTQSAYPMLAQGCIGLGVGVWLIGWFTRPKS from the coding sequence ATGAGCATCACAGGGATCCGACGTGGATATCACATCATCAAGGTACTACTGCAATTCGGTCTTGATGAACTCTTACCCAAAAAGCTTAAGCCTTGGTACTTTCGTCTGCTTCGCAGTAGCTTTTTCTGGATCCGAAACAAACACAAATCCTTAGCCGGTGGTGAACGTTTCAGGCTTGCGATGCTGGAACTGGGTCCGGTCTACATTAAACTCGGACAAATGTTGTCTACTCGCCGTGATTTACTCAGTGACGAATGGGCGCAAGAGCTGGCGAAATTACAAGACAGAGTGCCACCGTTTGCATCAGAGCTTGCAAGAAAAGCCATTGAAGCTGAACTTGGGACAAGCATTGATACTCACTTTGATGATTTTGACGATACGCCACTCGCCTCAGCTTCGATTGCGCAAGTACATTGCGCCACATTGAAGTCCAATGGCGCTCCCGTGGTATTGAAAGTACTGCGTCCGAATATTGAGCAACAAATCCATGCTGATATTACCTTGATGGAGCAAGTCAGCCAGACACTTGAAAAACTGCTTGGTAACAGCCGCCGCTTTCGCCCTGCCGATGTCATCGCGGATTATAAAAATACCATTCTTGGCGAGCTGGATTTAAAGTTAGAAGCTCATAACGCCACAAAACTTAGAAACAACTTTCTAAATTCTGATTCACTTTATATTCCATTCGTTTATGAAGAATTATGCCATCGTCGCTTAATGGTAATGGAACGTATCGACGGTATTCCCGTTGCTAATATTGAAGAGCTCACCGCCCAAGGTACTAATTTTAAACTGCTGGCAGAGCGCGGCGTTGAAATCTTTTTTACTCAAGTGTTTCGAGATAATTTTTTCCATGCCGACATGCATCCGGGCAATATTTTTATCTCCAAAGAGCATCCTGACAATCCTTATTATATCGGCTTAGATTGCGGGATCATGGGCGTGTTAAGTGAATCTGATAAACGCTATTTAGCTGAAAACTTTTTGGCGTTTTTCAATCGAGATTATCAACGCATCGCCCATCTTTATATTGAGTCAGGTTGGATTTCTGGAGACACAGATGTGGTTGCTTTTGAACAAGCGGTTAAAGCCATGTGTGAGCCCATGTTCAATAAACCGCTTCACGAAATTTCATTTGGGCATGTACTGCTTGAGCTATTTAGAACAGCAAGACGTTTCGAATTAATTGTACAGCCACAATTAATTCTTCTTCAGAAAACATTGCTTTATATTGAGGGATTAGGAAGACAGTTGTATCCTCAACTCGATTTGTGGCAAACGGCTAAGCCCTTTTTAGAAAACTGGATGTCAGAGCAAGTGGGGCCTAAGGCCTTTTATCAAAAGGCAAAATCGAACTTGCCATTTTGGTCAGAAAAGTTACCCGAATTGCCAGAGTTGGTGTACGACAACTTAAAACTCGGCAGAAAGATGTTAGGTTCACAGCAAGATATGCTAAATAAATACCTTAAACATCAACAACAGTTACATAAAAGTCACTATTTATTGATAAGTTCGGCCGTTTTATTGATTTGTGGCACCTTTTTGTTTACACAAAGTGCGTATCCTATGTTGGCACAAGGTTGTATAGGTTTAGGTGTCGGAGTCTGGTTAATTGGTTGGTTCACACGACCTAAATCGTAG
- a CDS encoding NAD(P)H-hydrate dehydratase: protein MTNKRLPNELYNVEQVRQAEIDASQTINGGLYQLVEKAGAAAFQWLQQHQASAKRVLILVGSGNNGADGLVLARLLVEHGYQVDVMGLLRPVNSSEYGQALQALQAVNVQVQSIDLDIFDKVDVIIDALFGTGLSRPLSEEFQSLIKGINRSSAFRLSLDVPSGINANSGVGVFAVAADATIVFGALKRGLFTYQARHFCGQIFFADIGLAEFLPETDTFRFDCHDIQGILGKRARHAHKGDFGRVNVVGGDLGMPGAVRLSAEACFRAGSGLVAVVSRPEHQHIVLTGCPELMFCSAEFIDMDVYHRLGWADVLVLGPGLGRQDWGQNLFKATSLSGKPSVIDADALNILSKDPVKQDDWVLTPHSGEAARLLDCSVEEIERDRFTAVKQLQQKYGGVAVLKGAGTLICDGKQTIVATVGNPGLSSGGCGDVLSGIIGAMMAQGLSPMQAAYTGVIVHGCAADKAAEKGERGMLASDLMEPIRQVVNSLG, encoded by the coding sequence ATGACGAACAAGAGATTGCCTAATGAGCTATACAATGTTGAGCAAGTTCGTCAAGCAGAAATCGATGCGAGCCAAACGATAAATGGTGGCTTATATCAATTAGTTGAAAAAGCGGGAGCAGCAGCATTTCAATGGCTACAGCAACACCAAGCATCGGCAAAGCGCGTCTTGATTTTAGTGGGTAGTGGTAATAACGGTGCAGATGGATTGGTATTGGCTCGTTTGTTAGTCGAGCATGGTTATCAAGTCGATGTGATGGGACTGTTGCGCCCTGTGAATTCCAGTGAATATGGGCAAGCCTTACAAGCTTTGCAAGCTGTAAATGTACAAGTACAGTCTATTGATCTTGATATTTTCGACAAAGTTGATGTGATTATTGATGCTTTGTTTGGAACTGGGTTATCCCGCCCGTTATCAGAAGAGTTTCAGAGCCTAATCAAAGGCATTAATCGAAGTTCAGCTTTTCGTTTGTCACTGGATGTGCCTTCAGGCATTAATGCCAATTCTGGTGTCGGTGTTTTTGCCGTGGCTGCGGATGCTACCATTGTATTTGGAGCCTTAAAAAGAGGGCTATTTACTTATCAAGCGCGCCATTTTTGTGGACAAATCTTTTTTGCTGACATCGGATTAGCTGAATTTTTGCCAGAAACCGACACATTCAGGTTTGATTGTCATGATATTCAGGGGATTTTAGGTAAGCGTGCTCGTCATGCACATAAAGGTGACTTTGGGCGGGTGAATGTAGTAGGCGGTGATCTTGGTATGCCCGGTGCGGTTCGACTCAGCGCAGAAGCCTGCTTTAGAGCTGGAAGTGGCTTGGTTGCTGTAGTGAGTAGACCTGAGCATCAGCATATCGTTTTGACAGGCTGCCCTGAGTTAATGTTTTGTTCAGCAGAATTTATCGATATGGATGTTTATCACCGTTTAGGGTGGGCTGATGTTTTAGTGTTGGGACCGGGACTTGGAAGGCAAGATTGGGGACAGAATTTATTTAAAGCGACCAGCTTAAGTGGAAAACCAAGTGTGATTGATGCCGATGCCCTGAATATCTTGAGTAAAGACCCTGTAAAGCAGGACGATTGGGTACTGACTCCACACTCGGGTGAGGCGGCAAGATTACTGGATTGTAGCGTCGAAGAAATTGAACGTGACCGTTTTACTGCTGTAAAACAACTACAACAAAAGTATGGCGGAGTGGCTGTTCTAAAAGGAGCCGGAACCTTAATTTGCGATGGTAAGCAAACCATAGTCGCAACCGTGGGTAATCCGGGCTTATCCAGTGGTGGTTGTGGTGATGTTCTATCAGGGATTATTGGTGCCATGATGGCGCAGGGGTTATCACCGATGCAAGCCGCTTATACTGGCGTTATTGTTCATGGCTGTGCAGCAGATAAAGCCGCTGAAAAAGGAGAGCGAGGCATGCTCGCCAGTGACTTAATGGAGCCTATTCGCCAAGTCGTAAACAGCCTTGGCTAA